The following proteins are encoded in a genomic region of Streptomyces lunaelactis:
- a CDS encoding NCS2 family permease, which yields MTQQSLETKTTAEDAGAGSRQPAGRSWLDRYFHITQRGSTVGREVRGGITTFMAMAYIILLNPVILSVPDAAGHKLDGDQLTTATVFAAAATTIVMGFIGNVPLALAAGLSVSAVMAFQVAPEMTWENAMGMCVIYGLVIVLLVVTGLRELIMNAIPLALKHAITMGIGLFVCLIGLVQAGFVTSMPGDGGIAGAKPIQLGTSDMLTGWPVLCFAVTVLLIFMLQVRRVPGAILIGIVGGTVFAAAVHQFAGLDKKAWGGLNAPEITGSIVSTPDFGLFGSVSFSGIGSVGGITVGVIVFTLVLAGFFDAMGTIIGIGQQAGLADDKGKMPGLNKALAIDGAGGALGGIAGASGQTVFVESTAGVGDGARTGFASVITGLAFTLCLFFTPLAQIIPTQVAAAALVVIGAMMLTNAKHIDWNDQATSIPVFLTTVLMPFTYSITAGIAAGVIAHVLIKTVQGRARDVGWLMWVLSVVFLAYFALHPIEGWLGVN from the coding sequence ATGACCCAGCAGTCCCTTGAGACCAAGACCACGGCGGAGGACGCCGGCGCGGGTTCGCGCCAGCCCGCCGGACGGTCCTGGCTCGACCGGTACTTCCACATAACCCAGCGAGGGTCGACCGTCGGCCGGGAGGTGCGTGGCGGCATCACCACCTTCATGGCGATGGCGTACATCATCCTGCTCAACCCGGTGATTCTGTCGGTGCCCGACGCGGCCGGCCACAAGCTCGACGGTGATCAGCTGACCACCGCGACCGTCTTCGCCGCCGCGGCCACCACCATCGTGATGGGCTTCATCGGCAATGTGCCACTGGCCCTCGCGGCGGGACTCAGCGTCTCCGCCGTCATGGCCTTCCAGGTCGCCCCAGAGATGACCTGGGAAAACGCGATGGGCATGTGTGTCATCTACGGCCTGGTGATCGTCCTGCTGGTCGTCACCGGCCTGCGTGAACTGATCATGAACGCCATCCCCCTGGCGCTCAAGCACGCCATCACCATGGGGATCGGCCTGTTCGTCTGCCTCATCGGCCTGGTCCAGGCGGGCTTCGTCACCTCCATGCCCGGAGACGGCGGCATCGCCGGAGCCAAGCCCATTCAGCTCGGCACCAGCGACATGCTCACCGGCTGGCCGGTGCTCTGCTTCGCCGTCACCGTCCTGCTGATCTTCATGCTGCAGGTCCGCAGGGTCCCCGGCGCGATCCTCATCGGCATCGTCGGCGGCACGGTCTTCGCGGCGGCGGTCCACCAGTTCGCGGGCCTCGACAAGAAGGCCTGGGGCGGACTGAACGCCCCCGAGATCACCGGCTCCATCGTCAGCACGCCGGACTTCGGTCTCTTCGGCAGCGTCTCCTTCAGCGGCATCGGCAGCGTCGGTGGCATCACCGTCGGCGTCATCGTCTTCACCCTGGTGCTGGCCGGCTTCTTCGACGCCATGGGCACCATCATCGGCATCGGCCAGCAGGCGGGCCTCGCCGACGACAAGGGCAAGATGCCGGGCCTCAACAAGGCGCTCGCCATCGACGGCGCGGGCGGCGCGCTCGGCGGCATCGCCGGCGCGTCGGGGCAGACGGTGTTCGTCGAGTCCACCGCGGGTGTCGGTGACGGTGCGCGCACCGGCTTCGCCAGCGTGATCACCGGTCTGGCCTTCACGCTCTGCCTGTTCTTCACCCCGCTCGCCCAGATCATCCCCACCCAGGTGGCCGCCGCGGCGCTCGTCGTCATCGGCGCGATGATGCTGACGAATGCCAAGCACATCGACTGGAACGACCAGGCGACCTCCATCCCGGTCTTCCTGACCACCGTCCTGATGCCCTTCACGTACTCCATCACCGCGGGCATCGCGGCGGGTGTCATCGCCCACGTCCTGATCAAGACCGTCCAGGGCAGGGCGCGCGACGTCGGCTGGCTGATGTGGGTGCTGTCCGTCGTCTTCCTGGCCTACTTCGCTCTGCACCCGATCGAGGGCTGGCTGGGAGTCAACTAG
- a CDS encoding XdhC family protein encodes MLDIAEELNRWVEQGREFAVATVVAVGGSAPRQPGAALAVDSEGTAIGSVSGGCVEGAVYELCRQSLEDGHTVLERFGYSDEDAFAVGLTCGGIIDILVTPVRGGVFPAALAAAAVGESAALARITGGPADLMGRALLVRPDGSYEGGLGGHPELDRTAAGEARALLDAGRTGTVEIGEDGSRCGQPLTLLVESSVPAPRMVVFGAIDFASALVRVGKLLGYHVTVCDARPVFATRTRFPEADEIVVDWPHRYLESTEVDGRTVLCVLTHDAKFDVPLLELALKLPVAYVGAMGSRRTHEDRNRRLRDVGVTELELARLRSPIGLDLGARTPEETALSIGAEIVANRRGGTGVSLTGAHTPIHHDPQQAEVGRIGSVA; translated from the coding sequence ATGCTGGACATCGCCGAAGAGCTGAACCGGTGGGTCGAGCAGGGCCGCGAGTTCGCTGTCGCCACCGTGGTGGCGGTCGGCGGCAGCGCGCCCCGGCAGCCGGGCGCGGCTCTCGCTGTGGACAGCGAGGGCACGGCGATCGGGTCGGTCTCCGGAGGGTGCGTGGAAGGCGCGGTGTACGAACTGTGCCGGCAATCGCTCGAGGACGGTCACACCGTCCTCGAGCGGTTCGGCTACAGCGACGAGGACGCGTTCGCCGTGGGCCTGACCTGCGGCGGAATCATCGACATTCTTGTTACCCCGGTACGCGGCGGGGTCTTCCCCGCCGCTCTGGCGGCCGCCGCCGTTGGGGAGTCGGCGGCCCTGGCCAGAATCACCGGGGGCCCGGCCGATCTGATGGGCCGCGCGCTGCTGGTCCGGCCCGACGGTTCGTACGAGGGCGGCCTCGGCGGCCACCCGGAACTGGACCGCACGGCGGCGGGCGAGGCCCGCGCGCTGCTGGACGCCGGCCGTACGGGCACGGTCGAGATCGGCGAGGACGGTTCGCGCTGCGGCCAACCCCTCACGCTGCTGGTCGAGTCGAGCGTCCCGGCCCCCCGGATGGTCGTGTTCGGCGCGATCGACTTCGCGTCCGCGCTGGTCCGGGTCGGCAAGTTGCTCGGCTACCACGTCACGGTGTGCGACGCCCGCCCGGTCTTCGCGACGAGGACCCGCTTCCCCGAGGCGGACGAGATCGTCGTCGACTGGCCGCACCGCTACCTCGAGTCGACGGAGGTGGACGGCCGTACGGTCCTGTGCGTCCTCACCCACGACGCGAAGTTCGACGTCCCGCTGCTCGAGCTGGCCCTGAAGCTCCCCGTCGCGTACGTCGGCGCGATGGGCTCCCGCCGCACGCACGAGGACCGCAACAGGCGCCTGCGCGACGTCGGCGTCACGGAACTCGAACTGGCGCGGCTGCGCAGCCCGATCGGCCTGGACCTCGGCGCGCGTACGCCGGAGGAGACGGCGCTGTCGATCGGCGCGGAGATAGTGGCGAACAGGCGGGGCGGCACCGGAGTCTCCCTGACGGGAGCGCACACCCCGATCCACCACGACCCTCAGCAGGCCGAGGTGGGCCGCATAGGCTCGGTCGCCTAG
- a CDS encoding SRPBCC family protein, protein MVNLDAFGWRRFVMTHDGGLRLHLQRVLRARRTVVFRALTEPQELAKWWGPDGFVTPGVESDLRPGGGYRIAMQPPEGDLFYLVGEFLEVDPPARLSYTFRWEDPDPEDRETVVTLSLRDIGGTGAELAVSQGDFATERRQALHEEGWTQSLNKLEELMSSAASA, encoded by the coding sequence GTGGTCAATCTCGACGCCTTCGGTTGGAGGAGGTTCGTGATGACGCACGATGGCGGGCTGAGGCTGCATCTGCAGCGTGTCCTCCGCGCACGGCGCACGGTCGTATTCCGAGCCTTGACCGAACCGCAGGAACTGGCCAAGTGGTGGGGCCCTGACGGATTCGTCACTCCTGGTGTGGAAAGCGACCTTCGGCCAGGAGGTGGTTATCGGATCGCGATGCAGCCTCCGGAAGGCGATCTGTTCTACCTCGTGGGGGAATTCCTTGAGGTCGACCCTCCGGCACGCCTGTCCTACACCTTCCGGTGGGAGGATCCCGATCCCGAGGATCGGGAGACGGTGGTGACGCTGTCGCTTCGCGATATCGGCGGTACGGGGGCCGAGTTGGCCGTCAGCCAGGGCGACTTCGCCACTGAGCGGCGCCAGGCTCTCCACGAGGAAGGCTGGACTCAGAGTCTCAACAAGCTGGAGGAATTGATGTCGTCGGCTGCGTCGGCCTGA